The following proteins are encoded in a genomic region of Syntrophorhabdales bacterium:
- the dacB gene encoding D-alanyl-D-alanine carboxypeptidase/D-alanyl-D-alanine-endopeptidase has protein sequence MNIDCCKTCTILVAASCFMLLVACATPFERTLKTTREDPALIGSQSALVVKSLSDGAFIIQSHADRFFIPASNMKLFTTAAALVLLGPEFRYATNLYVDGEPIDGVMYGNLVIRGVGDPTLSGRFHARGADEIFTQWAETLLNMGVREVRGNIVGDGSLFGGDYLGAGWAWDDEVYCYSAEISALSVNDNCVAVSIRPGTNAGEPALVSVDDLTGLLLLRTQAVTAAQGEEPSLHVSREPGSNILTVAGSIAADAAGMEFFVSIHRPALFAAAHLQRALESKGIRVSGTATDQQSLRESFSYESTKLVASYTSPPLREIITHINKSSSNLYAELLFRTLGERFRGNGSAKTAVEALREILTNMSVPADSIVVYDGSGLSRMNLVTPSALTALLEYMYRHEHFSYFLASLPVSGVDGTLSKRMRHTPAGGRIFAKTGSMTHVQNLSGYLKGGQGEMYLFSFLVNNFSGSAESVRQLQDALLARLVDLAK, from the coding sequence ATGAATATTGATTGTTGCAAGACTTGCACCATCCTCGTTGCTGCTTCATGCTTCATGCTCCTGGTGGCCTGCGCCACACCGTTTGAGAGAACTCTTAAGACTACCAGGGAAGACCCGGCCCTCATCGGCTCTCAATCCGCTCTTGTCGTAAAATCCCTGTCGGACGGGGCTTTTATTATCCAATCACATGCCGACCGATTCTTTATACCGGCTTCCAACATGAAACTTTTTACCACGGCCGCAGCCCTGGTGCTCCTGGGCCCTGAATTCCGTTACGCTACAAATCTCTATGTGGATGGAGAACCCATTGACGGGGTCATGTATGGCAATCTGGTCATCAGGGGTGTCGGCGATCCGACACTTTCAGGAAGATTCCATGCCCGGGGCGCGGATGAGATTTTCACCCAGTGGGCGGAGACCCTCCTGAACATGGGGGTCAGGGAAGTCAGAGGGAACATTGTAGGAGACGGGAGTCTCTTTGGCGGCGACTACCTGGGAGCAGGCTGGGCCTGGGACGATGAGGTCTACTGTTACTCAGCAGAAATCAGTGCGCTGTCGGTCAATGACAATTGCGTTGCCGTTTCCATTCGCCCGGGCACTAATGCCGGCGAACCTGCTCTGGTCTCTGTCGACGATCTGACAGGCCTGCTGCTGCTACGCACTCAGGCAGTTACTGCGGCCCAAGGCGAGGAGCCGAGTCTGCACGTCTCCCGGGAGCCCGGAAGCAATATCCTGACCGTCGCAGGTTCCATAGCAGCAGATGCTGCGGGCATGGAGTTCTTTGTCAGTATTCACAGGCCCGCGCTCTTTGCCGCAGCGCATCTCCAACGGGCATTGGAATCAAAAGGGATACGCGTTTCAGGAACCGCAACCGATCAGCAGTCCCTTCGGGAATCCTTTTCGTACGAGTCAACAAAGCTGGTTGCCTCATACACCTCTCCTCCTCTTCGGGAAATTATCACTCACATCAATAAGTCCAGCTCAAACCTTTATGCAGAACTGCTCTTCAGGACACTGGGAGAACGTTTTAGAGGAAACGGCTCGGCAAAGACAGCTGTCGAGGCTCTGAGAGAGATACTCACTAACATGTCAGTCCCGGCCGACTCCATTGTGGTGTATGATGGATCGGGCCTCTCCCGCATGAACCTGGTTACGCCTTCGGCTCTTACCGCCCTCCTTGAATACATGTACCGCCACGAGCATTTCTCTTATTTTCTCGCCTCCCTTCCGGTTTCGGGCGTCGACGGAACACTCAGCAAACGGATGCGGCACACCCCGGCCGGCGGCAGGATCTTTGCCAAAACAGGCAGCATGACCCATGTCCAGAACCTCTCCGGTTACCTGAAGGGTGGCCAAGGCGAGATGTATCTATTCTCCTTTCTTGTGAACAACTTCAGCGGATCCGCCGAGTCCGTGAGGCAGCTGCAGGACGCTCTCCTTGCCCGTCTGGTCGATCTGGCAAAGTGA